Proteins from one Erythrolamprus reginae isolate rEryReg1 chromosome 6, rEryReg1.hap1, whole genome shotgun sequence genomic window:
- the TMEM121B gene encoding transmembrane protein 121B → MPRVVSSQRSVSSSSGSFQAPPPPPPTATAAAAGDLQPLFLGGGVSTNSTSSSSSTRRGRRGSVSNSASTLTRSSTSSSGSSRRGGTPTSSSSSSDRSGEEDEDGGEGEEAKPLVPAQEPASPAAVVVAIPAAVASVCASSGFSSSSSSGCAMTAGELYAAPGAAAAAGAVGGSAAGPSGPRWGYQALSLVLLLGQGALLDLYLIAVTDLYWCSWIATDLVLAAGWSIFFCRNSRARRRDQRPGATAGAHPLLGHCPYGGRAGKTGAWAAPRHGDFAYAHLAWLIYAIAFTPKAALILGTSILELVELRLPLGATGFRLTLALSAPLLYCLLRAISADHPGGGQLLLPPQPPAQHRASAAFLATCLDLLDSFTLLELLLLQPAGPALALPPPVRYVLIAVYFLCLASPVLWLYELSAPRAPGAARLALHWLLPAGLLDAPLLALRCLLLVRYQQPLSIFMLKNLFFLACRALEALEACYLLHWAGGLGGKGKNLLPVLATGLGAGQLSHCISENDMGPHGYVNTLAVAAQS, encoded by the coding sequence ATGCCCCGGGTGGTCTCCAGCCAGCGCTCGGTCTCCTCCTCCTCGGGCTCCTTCCAGGCTCCCCCGCCGCCTCCCCccaccgccaccgccgccgccgcgggggATCTCCAGCCGCTCTTTCTGGGCGGCGGCGTCAGCACCAACAGCACCAGCAGCAGCTCCAGCACCCGGCGGGGCAGGCGGGGTTCGGTGTCCAATTCGGCCTCCACCCTCACCCGGAGCAGCACCAGCAGTAGCGGCAGCAGCCGTCGCGGCGGCACccccaccagcagcagcagcagcagcgaccGCAGCggcgaggaggacgaggacggcGGCGAAGGGGAAGAAGCCAAGCCGCTGGTGCCGGCCCAGGAGCCCGCCTCGCCGGCCGCCGTAGTCGTGGCCATTCCCGCCGCCGTCGCCTCAGTTTGCGCCTCGTCAGGCTTCAGCAGCTCCTCGTCGTCGGGCTGCGCCATGACGGCCGGCGAGCTGTACGCAGCTCctggggcggcggcggcggcgggggcggTGGGGGGCTCGGCCGCCGGCCCGTCGGGGCCTCGCTGGGGCTACCAGGCGCTGTCCCTGGTGCTGCTGCTGGGCCAGGGGGCGCTGCTGGACCTTTACCTCATCGCCGTCACCGACCTGTACTGGTGTAGCTGGATCGCCACCGACCTGGTGCTGGCGGCCGGCTGGAGCATCTTCTTCTGCCGCAACAGCCGCGCCCGTCGGCGGGACCAACGCCCGGGGGCGACGGCGGGAGCCCACCCGCTGCTGGGCCACTGCCCGTACGGCGGCCGGGCGGGCAAGACGGGGGCCTGGGCTGCTCCTCGCCACGGGGACTTCGCCTACGCCCACCTGGCTTGGCTCATCTACGCCATCGCCTTCACGCCCAAGGCGGCCCTCATCCTGGGCACGTCCATCCTGGAGCTGGTGGAGCTGCGCCTGCCGCTGGGCGCCACGGGCTTCCGCCTCACGCTGGCGCTCTCGGCCCCGCTGCTCTACTGCCTCCTGCGCGCCATCAGCGCCGACCACCCGGGAGGCGGCCAGCTCCTCCTGCCGCCCCAGCCGCCGGCCCAGCACCGGGCCTCGGCCGCCTTCCTGGCCACGTGCCTGGACCTGCTGGACAGCTTCACCCTCCTGGAGCTGCTGCTCCTCCAGCCGGCCGGGCCCGCCTTGGCCCTGCCGCCGCCCGTCCGCTACGTCCTGATCGCCGTCTACTTCCTGTGCCTGGCCTCGCCCGTCTTGTGGCTCTACGAGCTGAGCGCCCCGCGGGCCCCCGGCGCCGCCCGCCTGGCTCTGCACTGGCTGCTCCCCGCCGGGCTCCTGGACGCGCCGCTTCTGGCCTTGCGCTGCCTCCTGCTGGTGCGCTACCAGCAGCCGCTCTCCATCTTCATGCTCAAGAACCTCTTCTTCCTGGCCTGCCGGGCCTTGGAGGCCCTGGAGGCCTGCTACCTTCTCCACTGGGCGGGCGGGCTGGGCGGCAAGGGCAAGAACCTCCTGCCCGTCCTTGCCACGGGCCTCGGGGCCGGCCAGCTCAGCCACTGCATCTCCGAGAACGACATGGGGCCTCATGGCTACGTCAACACATTGGCCGTGGCGGCCCAGAGCTGA
- the HDHD5 gene encoding haloacid dehalogenase-like hydrolase domain-containing 5, producing the protein MAWRCWRPGSRVAALGRALRAGAEQSKAGSGRLSCLSRGLAPAAAGLHQLTSPSFGFLFDIDGVLLRGRLVIPAAKKAFKKLTNLKGHFRVPVAFVTNAGNCSRDSKAEELTEALGFKVSPEWVILSHSPLQLFHQLHDKCVLVCGQGPVEQNARDLGFQHILTIEDIRKAFPLLDMVDQKRRPKELPPPTIDFPTVEGIILLGEPVRWETCLQLIIDILLSNGNPGVEFASVPYPHIPIVACNMDLLWMAEAKMPRFGHGTFLVCLENIYKKMTGKELKYEALLGKPSTVTYRYAEHMLKQQMERCGWSSPLRQLYAVGDNPMADIYGANLYHRYLQTQAEVNVTAMAAEKEDHLEIQRDCSISVSSAKSCHSILVCTGVYNPHGDIATDPEDILKTLSHGHRDFHFDPSLVEASYVVNDVNDAVELVFRKENWKKE; encoded by the exons ATGGCTTGGCGCTGCTGGCGCCCTGGGAGCAGAGTTGCCGCGCTGGGAAGGGCGCTGCGAGCCGGCGCCGAGCAAAGCAAGGCCGGGTCCGGCCGCTTGTCCTGCCTCAGCCGCGGCTTGGCCCCCGCAGCCGCCGGGCTCCATCAG CTGACATCTCCTTCATTTGGATTCCTCTTTGATATTGATGGAGTGCTTTTACGGGGCCGGTTAGTCATTCCCGCTGCGAAGAAGGCGTTCAAGAAACTAACAAATTTGAAGGGCCACTTCCGTGTGCCAGTTGCATTTGTAACCAATGCCGGGAATTGTTCTCGGGATAGCAAGGCCGAGGAACTGACGGAAGCCCTTGGATTTAAG GTCTCTCCTGAATGGGTAATCCTTTCCCATAGCCCACTGCAACTTTTTCACCAGCTCCATGAcaagtgtgtgcttgtgtgtggaCAAGGTCCTGTGGAACAAAATGCCAGGGA CTTGGGATTTCAGCATATCCTCACCATTGAAGACATCAGGAAAGCCTTTCCTTTGTTAGATATGGTGGATCAGAAGCGGCGGCCTAAAGAACTG ccTCCTCCAACCATTGACTTTCCCACCGTAGAAG GAATAATCCTGTTGGGAGAGCCAGTAAGGTGGGAAACGTGTCTTCAGTTGATTATTGATATACTCCTAAGCAATGGGAATCCAGGAGTAGAGTTTGCTTCTGTGCCCTATCCACACATACCTATCGTTGCTTGCAACATGGACCTCTTGTGGATGGCAGAAGCCAAGATGCCAAG GTTTGGCCATGGCACCTTTCTTGTCTGCTTGGagaacatctacaagaaaatgaCAGGGAAAGAACTGAAGTACGAGGCCCTGTTAGGCAAGCCCAGCACTGTTACTTACCGCTATGCTGAACACATGCTCAAGCAGCAGATGGAGCGTTGTGGCTGGTCATCCCCTCTTCGCCAACTCTATGCTGTTGG AGACAATCCAATGGCTGATATTTATGGTGCCAACCTCTACCACCGCTACCTCCAGACTCAGGCTGAAGTCAACGTAACTGCCATGGCAGCAGAGAAGGAAGACCATCTGGAGATCCAGAGAGACTGCAGTATCTCGGTCAGCTCTGCAAAGAGCTGCCATTCTATACTAGTTTGCACCGGGGTCTACAATCCTCATGGAGACATCGCTACCGACCCTGAGGACATCCTGAAGACCCTATCGCACGGGCATCGCGATTTCCACTTTGATCCCTCCTTGGTGGAAGCTTCTTACGTTGTGAATGATGTGAATGATGCTGTGGAACTTGTATTTCGAAAAGAGAACTGGAAAAAAGAATGA